The Vanessa cardui chromosome 9, ilVanCard2.1, whole genome shotgun sequence genome has a window encoding:
- the LOC124532338 gene encoding protein FAM76A isoform X3: MSSATSTALFACSRCFSRHPFEELSPGEQLCKECRGSFPVVKCTYCRSEFQQTSKSNTSSICKKCEANVKAYGKPTACEYCNIIAAFIGNKCQRCANSERKYGPAVTCEQCKQRCAFDRHDDNKKCFQVDGKLLCWLCTQSLKRALARTKQHLSAIDKHKHRSHKSKSSHKDKRKSDMMKSMNSGDLSLGDSQPMEKKSKLNPLQGELDPNSSDHVVAMTQLKETIASLQKKVQQKDNELLSKDKLITELKAQHHNDTTDLRNEMKNKERLNETKFNLMNTKIQNLLKEVATLSKSAKKNNKFTKSALANTENSGSGTDSPSTN, from the exons ATGAGTTCTGCAACTTCAACTGCTCTTTTCGCTTGTTCTCGTTGTTTCTCAAGACATCCATTTGAAGAATTATCCCCAGGAGAACAGCTTTGCAAG GAATGTCGTGGCTCTTTCCCGGTCGTCAAGTGTACGTATTGCCGTTCTGAGTTTCAACAAACAAG TAAATCTAATACTTCTTCAATTTGCAAAAAATGTGAGGCCAATGTTAAAGCTTATGGCAAACCGACAGCATGTGAATATTGCAACATTATAGCTGCTTTTATag GCAATAAATGCCAGCGATGCGCTAATTCGGAGCGCAAGTATGGACCTGCTGTTACTTGTGAGCAGTGCAAACAGCGATGTGCTTTTGATCGACATGATGataacaaaaag tgCTTCCAGGTTGATGGCAAGTTGCTGTGCTGGTTGTGTACCCAGTCATTGAAGAGGGCCTTGGCTCGTACCAAGCAACATCTTTCTGCTATTGATAAACACAAGCATCGCTCACACAA GTCGAAAAGCAGTCACAAAGATAAACGTAAATCGGACATGATGAAATCAATGAACTCTGGCGATCTTTCTCTCGGTGACTCGCAGCCAATGGAAAAGAAATCAAAGCTGAATCCATTGCAAG GTGAATTAGACCCTAACAGTTCCGACCATGTAGTTGCAATGACTCAACTAAAGGAAACAATTGCGAGTCTACAGAAGAAAGTACAGCAGAAGGATAATGAGTTACTTTCCAAAGATAAACTG ATAACTGAACTGAAGGCACAGCATCACAATGATACAACAGATCTTCGTAATGAGATGAAAAATAAAGAACGATTGaatgaaactaaatttaatcttatgaacacaaaaattcaaaatttactaAAAGAAGTGGCAACACTGAGTAAATCTgctaaaaagaataataaattcacAAAGTCTGCTCTCGCAAACACCGAGAACAGCGGCAGTGGCACAGATAGCCCAAGCACCAATTAG
- the LOC124532338 gene encoding protein FAM76A isoform X4 → MSSATSTALFACSRCFSRHPFEELSPGEQLCKECRGSFPVVKCTYCRSEFQQTSKSNTSSICKKCEANVKAYGKPTACEYCNIIAAFIGNKCQRCANSERKYGPAVTCEQCKQRCAFDRHDDNKKVDGKLLCWLCTQSLKRALARTKQHLSAIDKHKHRSHKSKSSHKDKRKSDMMKSMNSGDLSLGDSQPMEKKSKLNPLQGELDPNSSDHVVAMTQLKETIASLQKKVQQKDNELLSKDKLITELKAQHHNDTTDLRNEMKNKERLNETKFNLMNTKIQNLLKEVATLSKSAKKNNKFTKSALANTENSGSGTDSPSTN, encoded by the exons ATGAGTTCTGCAACTTCAACTGCTCTTTTCGCTTGTTCTCGTTGTTTCTCAAGACATCCATTTGAAGAATTATCCCCAGGAGAACAGCTTTGCAAG GAATGTCGTGGCTCTTTCCCGGTCGTCAAGTGTACGTATTGCCGTTCTGAGTTTCAACAAACAAG TAAATCTAATACTTCTTCAATTTGCAAAAAATGTGAGGCCAATGTTAAAGCTTATGGCAAACCGACAGCATGTGAATATTGCAACATTATAGCTGCTTTTATag GCAATAAATGCCAGCGATGCGCTAATTCGGAGCGCAAGTATGGACCTGCTGTTACTTGTGAGCAGTGCAAACAGCGATGTGCTTTTGATCGACATGATGataacaaaaag GTTGATGGCAAGTTGCTGTGCTGGTTGTGTACCCAGTCATTGAAGAGGGCCTTGGCTCGTACCAAGCAACATCTTTCTGCTATTGATAAACACAAGCATCGCTCACACAA GTCGAAAAGCAGTCACAAAGATAAACGTAAATCGGACATGATGAAATCAATGAACTCTGGCGATCTTTCTCTCGGTGACTCGCAGCCAATGGAAAAGAAATCAAAGCTGAATCCATTGCAAG GTGAATTAGACCCTAACAGTTCCGACCATGTAGTTGCAATGACTCAACTAAAGGAAACAATTGCGAGTCTACAGAAGAAAGTACAGCAGAAGGATAATGAGTTACTTTCCAAAGATAAACTG ATAACTGAACTGAAGGCACAGCATCACAATGATACAACAGATCTTCGTAATGAGATGAAAAATAAAGAACGATTGaatgaaactaaatttaatcttatgaacacaaaaattcaaaatttactaAAAGAAGTGGCAACACTGAGTAAATCTgctaaaaagaataataaattcacAAAGTCTGCTCTCGCAAACACCGAGAACAGCGGCAGTGGCACAGATAGCCCAAGCACCAATTAG
- the LOC124532338 gene encoding protein FAM76A isoform X1, which produces MSSATSTALFACSRCFSRHPFEELSPGEQLCKECRGSFPVVKCTYCRSEFQQTSKSNTSSICKKCEANVKAYGKPTACEYCNIIAAFIGNKCQRCANSERKYGPAVTCEQCKQRCAFDRHDDNKKCFQVDGKLLCWLCTQSLKRALARTKQHLSAIDKHKHRSHKSKSSHKDKRKSDMMKSMNSGDLSLGDSQPMEKKSKLNPLQDMYCLLGELDPNSSDHVVAMTQLKETIASLQKKVQQKDNELLSKDKLITELKAQHHNDTTDLRNEMKNKERLNETKFNLMNTKIQNLLKEVATLSKSAKKNNKFTKSALANTENSGSGTDSPSTN; this is translated from the exons ATGAGTTCTGCAACTTCAACTGCTCTTTTCGCTTGTTCTCGTTGTTTCTCAAGACATCCATTTGAAGAATTATCCCCAGGAGAACAGCTTTGCAAG GAATGTCGTGGCTCTTTCCCGGTCGTCAAGTGTACGTATTGCCGTTCTGAGTTTCAACAAACAAG TAAATCTAATACTTCTTCAATTTGCAAAAAATGTGAGGCCAATGTTAAAGCTTATGGCAAACCGACAGCATGTGAATATTGCAACATTATAGCTGCTTTTATag GCAATAAATGCCAGCGATGCGCTAATTCGGAGCGCAAGTATGGACCTGCTGTTACTTGTGAGCAGTGCAAACAGCGATGTGCTTTTGATCGACATGATGataacaaaaag tgCTTCCAGGTTGATGGCAAGTTGCTGTGCTGGTTGTGTACCCAGTCATTGAAGAGGGCCTTGGCTCGTACCAAGCAACATCTTTCTGCTATTGATAAACACAAGCATCGCTCACACAA GTCGAAAAGCAGTCACAAAGATAAACGTAAATCGGACATGATGAAATCAATGAACTCTGGCGATCTTTCTCTCGGTGACTCGCAGCCAATGGAAAAGAAATCAAAGCTGAATCCATTGCAAG ATATGTACTGTTTGTTAGGTGAATTAGACCCTAACAGTTCCGACCATGTAGTTGCAATGACTCAACTAAAGGAAACAATTGCGAGTCTACAGAAGAAAGTACAGCAGAAGGATAATGAGTTACTTTCCAAAGATAAACTG ATAACTGAACTGAAGGCACAGCATCACAATGATACAACAGATCTTCGTAATGAGATGAAAAATAAAGAACGATTGaatgaaactaaatttaatcttatgaacacaaaaattcaaaatttactaAAAGAAGTGGCAACACTGAGTAAATCTgctaaaaagaataataaattcacAAAGTCTGCTCTCGCAAACACCGAGAACAGCGGCAGTGGCACAGATAGCCCAAGCACCAATTAG
- the LOC124532338 gene encoding protein FAM76A isoform X2 — MSSATSTALFACSRCFSRHPFEELSPGEQLCKECRGSFPVVKCTYCRSEFQQTSKSNTSSICKKCEANVKAYGKPTACEYCNIIAAFIGNKCQRCANSERKYGPAVTCEQCKQRCAFDRHDDNKKVDGKLLCWLCTQSLKRALARTKQHLSAIDKHKHRSHKSKSSHKDKRKSDMMKSMNSGDLSLGDSQPMEKKSKLNPLQDMYCLLGELDPNSSDHVVAMTQLKETIASLQKKVQQKDNELLSKDKLITELKAQHHNDTTDLRNEMKNKERLNETKFNLMNTKIQNLLKEVATLSKSAKKNNKFTKSALANTENSGSGTDSPSTN; from the exons ATGAGTTCTGCAACTTCAACTGCTCTTTTCGCTTGTTCTCGTTGTTTCTCAAGACATCCATTTGAAGAATTATCCCCAGGAGAACAGCTTTGCAAG GAATGTCGTGGCTCTTTCCCGGTCGTCAAGTGTACGTATTGCCGTTCTGAGTTTCAACAAACAAG TAAATCTAATACTTCTTCAATTTGCAAAAAATGTGAGGCCAATGTTAAAGCTTATGGCAAACCGACAGCATGTGAATATTGCAACATTATAGCTGCTTTTATag GCAATAAATGCCAGCGATGCGCTAATTCGGAGCGCAAGTATGGACCTGCTGTTACTTGTGAGCAGTGCAAACAGCGATGTGCTTTTGATCGACATGATGataacaaaaag GTTGATGGCAAGTTGCTGTGCTGGTTGTGTACCCAGTCATTGAAGAGGGCCTTGGCTCGTACCAAGCAACATCTTTCTGCTATTGATAAACACAAGCATCGCTCACACAA GTCGAAAAGCAGTCACAAAGATAAACGTAAATCGGACATGATGAAATCAATGAACTCTGGCGATCTTTCTCTCGGTGACTCGCAGCCAATGGAAAAGAAATCAAAGCTGAATCCATTGCAAG ATATGTACTGTTTGTTAGGTGAATTAGACCCTAACAGTTCCGACCATGTAGTTGCAATGACTCAACTAAAGGAAACAATTGCGAGTCTACAGAAGAAAGTACAGCAGAAGGATAATGAGTTACTTTCCAAAGATAAACTG ATAACTGAACTGAAGGCACAGCATCACAATGATACAACAGATCTTCGTAATGAGATGAAAAATAAAGAACGATTGaatgaaactaaatttaatcttatgaacacaaaaattcaaaatttactaAAAGAAGTGGCAACACTGAGTAAATCTgctaaaaagaataataaattcacAAAGTCTGCTCTCGCAAACACCGAGAACAGCGGCAGTGGCACAGATAGCCCAAGCACCAATTAG